In Rariglobus hedericola, the following proteins share a genomic window:
- a CDS encoding 50S ribosomal protein L11 methyltransferase, with protein MSLFEIKAEIPPEAVDAIDEVLLELGVEGWSLLQDVIVKRAWIVGIFENEATGDARWSELLPLIAGIAEPADPERRALADQDWRDSYKAHFKASQFGRLHWVPVWEREKFQPGAGEVVIWLDPGLAFGTGNHETTRLCCERLVALAAKAGALVDDWRVIDAGCGSGILALSAAKLGFRRIAGFDNDPEAVRVSEENAELNGLAGAVEFFTGDLVTGLAGGRQAEVVLANIQADVLMRFVNELTVSVAPGGALVLSGILAIELEKVRAVFAAAVPAWTIESRIMGEWSDLALTRTV; from the coding sequence ATGAGTTTGTTTGAGATCAAAGCCGAAATTCCCCCTGAAGCGGTCGATGCCATCGACGAAGTATTACTGGAGCTGGGAGTTGAAGGATGGAGTCTGCTCCAGGATGTCATCGTAAAACGCGCCTGGATCGTGGGCATTTTCGAAAATGAAGCCACGGGCGATGCGCGTTGGTCCGAACTGTTGCCTTTGATCGCTGGAATCGCGGAACCCGCTGATCCCGAGCGTCGTGCTTTGGCCGATCAAGATTGGCGCGATAGTTACAAAGCGCATTTTAAAGCGTCGCAATTCGGACGCTTGCACTGGGTTCCGGTGTGGGAACGTGAGAAATTCCAGCCGGGCGCGGGCGAAGTCGTCATTTGGCTCGATCCGGGCCTGGCATTTGGCACCGGTAACCATGAAACCACGCGGCTTTGCTGCGAGCGCTTGGTGGCGTTGGCGGCCAAAGCGGGCGCGCTGGTGGACGACTGGCGTGTGATCGATGCCGGTTGTGGCTCGGGTATTCTGGCGCTTTCGGCGGCAAAGCTGGGCTTCAGGCGAATCGCGGGCTTTGACAATGATCCCGAAGCCGTGCGCGTGAGTGAGGAAAATGCTGAACTAAATGGACTTGCGGGCGCGGTGGAGTTTTTCACCGGCGACTTGGTGACAGGATTGGCCGGCGGGCGTCAGGCCGAAGTCGTTTTGGCCAACATTCAGGCCGACGTGCTCATGCGGTTCGTCAACGAGCTCACGGTTTCAGTCGCGCCCGGTGGAGCGCTCGTCTTGAGCGGAATTCTCGCGATCGAGCTGGAGAAAGTGCGTGCGGTGTTTGCCGCGGCCGTGCCGGCTTGGACGATCGAAAGCCGCATCATGGGCGAGTGGAGCGATCTCGCGCTCACCCGCACCGTTTAA
- the argC gene encoding N-acetyl-gamma-glutamyl-phosphate reductase, translated as MKTKIFVDGQEGTTGLQIHERLALRPELELIAIDPAKRKDTAARAACLNAADVAFLCLPDGAAKESAALVTNPNTCIIDASTAHRIDPAWVYGVPELGADYRAAIRTSKRIANPGCHATAFALAVRPLVQRGLVPADFALSCFSITGYSGGGKKMIADYEQTPLPEALKSPRPYALGLMHKHLPEMRVHTGLVNAPIFSPVVGNFYKGLTITVALPLRQLPVAPSPQALHHALTETYAGEKFIRVLPFGDEGVLDGGFLDVQACNDTNRCDLAVFGHADQAVVVARLDNLGKGASGAAIQCMNLHLGFDEGAGLAV; from the coding sequence ATGAAAACCAAGATCTTTGTCGATGGACAGGAAGGCACCACGGGCCTGCAAATTCATGAACGGCTCGCGCTGCGTCCCGAGCTCGAGCTGATCGCAATCGATCCGGCCAAGCGCAAGGATACGGCTGCGCGTGCAGCCTGCCTGAACGCTGCCGATGTCGCGTTTCTTTGTTTGCCCGACGGCGCGGCGAAGGAATCGGCGGCTTTGGTGACGAATCCGAATACTTGCATCATCGACGCATCGACGGCGCACCGCATCGATCCCGCGTGGGTTTACGGCGTGCCGGAGCTGGGCGCGGATTATCGCGCGGCGATCCGCACCAGCAAACGCATCGCCAATCCCGGCTGTCATGCGACGGCGTTCGCGCTCGCGGTGCGTCCGCTGGTGCAACGCGGACTCGTGCCGGCGGATTTCGCGTTGTCGTGTTTTTCGATCACGGGCTACAGCGGTGGCGGCAAAAAGATGATCGCCGATTATGAACAGACGCCGTTGCCCGAGGCGTTGAAGAGCCCGCGTCCTTATGCGCTCGGCTTGATGCACAAGCATCTGCCGGAAATGCGCGTGCACACCGGTTTGGTGAATGCGCCGATTTTCAGTCCGGTCGTGGGTAATTTCTACAAAGGTCTCACGATCACCGTGGCATTGCCGCTTCGGCAACTACCGGTCGCGCCGAGTCCTCAGGCCTTGCACCATGCGCTGACCGAGACGTATGCGGGGGAGAAATTCATCCGCGTGCTGCCCTTCGGTGACGAAGGCGTGCTCGATGGCGGCTTCCTCGATGTGCAGGCGTGCAACGACACCAATCGCTGCGATCTCGCGGTCTTCGGCCATGCTGATCAAGCCGTCGTCGTCGCACGGCTGGATAATTTGGGTAAAGGCGCATCGGGTGCGGCGATCCAGTGTATGAACCTGCACCTCGGCTTCGACGAAGGCGCGGGCCTCGCGGTCTGA
- the accB gene encoding acetyl-CoA carboxylase biotin carboxyl carrier protein has product MKRSELTEFAVEEEGFKLKIRRGANGLPVVSSSYASNAPASYNENVAPAPAVQAPAAPAAAPAGDETGISYIKSPMVGTFYRSGSPESKPYAENGTKIVENSVVCIIEAMKIMNEIQAELKGTIVEALVENGQPVEYGQKLFKVKQG; this is encoded by the coding sequence ATGAAACGCTCCGAGCTGACCGAATTCGCGGTCGAGGAAGAGGGTTTCAAGCTGAAGATCCGCCGTGGCGCCAATGGCCTTCCCGTTGTTAGCAGCAGCTACGCGTCCAATGCCCCGGCCTCCTACAACGAAAACGTTGCCCCGGCCCCCGCAGTTCAAGCCCCCGCCGCTCCCGCCGCAGCCCCCGCTGGCGACGAAACCGGTATCTCTTACATCAAATCCCCAATGGTAGGCACCTTCTACCGTTCTGGCTCCCCAGAGAGTAAGCCCTACGCGGAGAACGGCACCAAGATCGTCGAAAACTCGGTCGTCTGCATCATCGAAGCCATGAAGATCATGAACGAGATCCAAGCCGAACTTAAGGGCACCATCGTTGAAGCCCTCGTCGAGAACGGCCAGCCGGTCGAATACGGTCAGAAGCTCTTCAAGGTTAAGCAGGGCTGA
- a CDS encoding DNA translocase FtsK, producing the protein MSVASPEPTLPSIPSPLLSEDEHLLSFWHEEMEARLEERATLRARHRDQLEDALDHLEGLRQNARERALDTSAPEASAIAAPAPTLVAPVEKLPDPFTSDEMAAYQFAPLDLLRAPSPGERAFSSADELDADKRLLQDALDSFAVDALVHDAIVGPRITQFRVRPGFGVRVEAIASLEKNIALSMSANAVRIQAPIPGENYVGIEIPNRNTIPLTLRGSFESTDWLNTTAEIPLILGVDIAGRHVLCDLARAPHALIAGATGSGKSVCISNLILSLVYRFRPDELELMLIDPKIVEFAIYRDLPHLIHPVVTEPKQAVQALKWLVREMERRYEILAEKNVRNLAGYNAKAITEGFPKMPFIVLVIDELADLMMTASQEVETPIARLAQMSRAVGIHTVLATQRPSVNVITGIIKANYPTRMAFQVSSQVDSRTILDGKGAESLQGRGDMLYSPPGLGRLQRLQAPFVDDAEIERVVGFLKTQVQPRYRVELRAEDAPGPSESVDGESINIGADPMIKEALEIIASHGRASTSYLQRRLKIGYNRAASLMEEMEQRRYIGPQVGNNPREIYVQPGDIRLG; encoded by the coding sequence ATGTCCGTCGCTTCTCCCGAGCCCACTCTTCCTTCCATCCCCAGCCCGCTCCTCAGCGAAGACGAACACCTGCTCTCCTTCTGGCACGAAGAGATGGAAGCCCGCCTCGAAGAACGCGCCACGCTCCGCGCCCGTCACCGCGATCAACTCGAAGACGCGCTCGATCACCTCGAAGGACTTCGCCAAAACGCCCGCGAACGCGCCCTCGATACGTCCGCGCCCGAAGCCTCCGCCATCGCCGCGCCCGCTCCGACACTCGTCGCGCCCGTGGAAAAACTCCCAGATCCGTTCACCTCCGACGAGATGGCGGCCTACCAATTCGCGCCGCTCGATTTGTTGCGCGCGCCGTCGCCCGGCGAACGTGCTTTCTCGAGTGCCGATGAATTGGATGCCGACAAACGCCTGCTGCAAGACGCGCTCGACAGTTTCGCCGTCGATGCGCTCGTCCACGACGCCATCGTCGGCCCACGCATCACTCAGTTCCGCGTGCGTCCCGGTTTTGGCGTGCGCGTCGAAGCCATCGCCTCGCTGGAGAAAAATATCGCGCTCTCCATGTCCGCCAACGCCGTGCGCATCCAGGCACCGATCCCCGGCGAAAACTACGTCGGCATCGAGATCCCCAACCGCAACACCATCCCGCTCACGTTGCGCGGCTCCTTCGAATCGACCGACTGGCTCAACACCACCGCCGAGATTCCGCTCATCCTCGGCGTCGATATCGCCGGCCGTCATGTGCTCTGCGATCTCGCCCGCGCCCCGCACGCACTCATCGCCGGCGCGACCGGTTCGGGTAAATCCGTCTGCATCAGCAATCTCATTCTCTCGCTCGTCTATCGTTTCCGCCCAGACGAGCTCGAGCTGATGTTGATCGATCCGAAGATTGTCGAATTCGCCATCTATCGTGACCTGCCGCACTTGATTCACCCCGTCGTCACCGAGCCCAAACAAGCCGTGCAGGCACTCAAGTGGCTCGTGCGTGAGATGGAACGCCGCTACGAAATTCTCGCCGAGAAAAACGTCCGCAATCTCGCCGGCTACAACGCCAAGGCCATCACCGAGGGCTTCCCGAAAATGCCGTTCATCGTCCTCGTGATCGACGAGCTCGCCGACCTCATGATGACCGCCTCGCAAGAAGTCGAAACGCCCATCGCCCGTCTCGCGCAGATGTCGCGCGCCGTTGGCATTCACACCGTCCTCGCGACGCAGCGCCCTTCGGTGAACGTCATCACAGGTATCATCAAAGCCAACTATCCCACGCGCATGGCGTTTCAGGTTTCGTCGCAAGTCGACAGCCGCACCATCCTCGATGGCAAGGGCGCCGAATCCCTCCAAGGCCGCGGAGATATGCTCTACAGCCCTCCCGGCCTCGGACGCCTCCAGCGCCTCCAGGCCCCCTTCGTGGACGATGCCGAGATCGAGCGTGTCGTCGGCTTTCTCAAGACCCAGGTCCAGCCTCGCTACCGCGTCGAGTTACGCGCCGAAGACGCGCCCGGCCCTTCGGAAAGCGTGGACGGCGAAAGCATCAACATCGGCGCCGATCCCATGATCAAAGAAGCCCTCGAGATCATCGCCTCGCACGGTCGCGCCAGCACGAGTTATCTCCAACGCCGTCTCAAAATCGGCTACAACCGCGCCGCCTCGCTCATGGAGGAAATGGAACAGCGCCGCTACATCGGCCCGCAAGTCGGCAACAACCCGCGCGAGATCTATGTGCAACCGGGCGACATCCGTCTCGGCTGA
- the purN gene encoding phosphoribosylglycinamide formyltransferase, with product MRVVILGSGRGSNAEAILLAKAAGKLGRAEVVQIFADKPDAGILALGPRFGVPATFLDAAPFKTKLDGSAEQHYIAAISSCQPDLIVLAGFMRVIKPGFLTAFAGKIINLHPSLLPSFPGLDGIGQAWRRGVKIAGCTVHYVTQEVDGGPIIDQAAVHVEAEDTPDSFADKIHAAEHALLPAVIARLSEKKA from the coding sequence ATGCGCGTCGTCATCCTCGGTTCCGGTCGCGGCTCCAATGCCGAAGCCATCCTGCTCGCGAAAGCCGCCGGCAAACTCGGCCGGGCCGAGGTCGTGCAGATTTTCGCGGACAAACCCGACGCGGGCATCCTCGCGCTCGGGCCGCGTTTCGGCGTGCCGGCGACGTTTCTCGATGCCGCTCCGTTCAAGACGAAGCTCGATGGCTCCGCCGAACAGCACTACATCGCAGCGATCAGCTCGTGTCAGCCCGACTTGATCGTGCTCGCGGGCTTCATGCGCGTCATCAAGCCGGGTTTTCTCACGGCATTCGCCGGAAAAATCATCAACCTCCACCCGAGCTTGCTGCCAAGTTTTCCCGGTCTCGACGGTATCGGCCAGGCTTGGCGCCGTGGTGTGAAAATCGCCGGCTGCACCGTGCACTACGTGACGCAGGAAGTGGATGGTGGCCCGATCATCGATCAGGCTGCGGTGCACGTGGAGGCGGAGGATACGCCGGATAGTTTCGCGGATAAAATCCACGCGGCCGAACACGCATTGCTGCCGGCGGTGATCGCTCGTTTGAGCGAAAAGAAAGCCTGA
- the creD gene encoding cell envelope integrity protein CreD, giving the protein MDRSGRADQVRNAFFAANSCRVHTGFTHAGHDERMNSESSSVVSGVRGWLRRRALVFKLMGVALIGLLLFIPLGMVQSTLSERYSRQQEAVHEITQTWGEAQRVAGPVLVVPYTYKVEAIESQVVLGRRVDVTVDREQRGEAVFLPERLVVDGTLVPSIRKRGIYETPVYAAKLAISGKFAAPSFDFLTLRGLEPLWAQARVCFIISDLRGAQQDLALKWGGETVALQPGARFSEVMGAGVHAPVKLVKDETKEFSLELALNGSDALRFLPLGRQTEVKLASTWADPSFDGGYLPTEREVGLEGFNASWRVSYYGRSFPQQWVEGGDGQPSVEKIEETAFGVSLMEPVNAYRTVERAIKYGVLFVTLVFTTFFLFEAVCRVRLSSLNYLLVGAALCLFYLGLLALAEFLVFGVAYAVAAGASTVLIALYARRILKNDRRAVLVGGMLGGVYAYLYFVLQMEDFALLAGTGALFAVLAAVMFATRRLESSVEPQVVTEAELS; this is encoded by the coding sequence GTGGATCGCTCGGGACGCGCCGACCAGGTGAGGAATGCGTTTTTCGCGGCGAATTCATGCAGGGTTCACACGGGCTTCACGCACGCAGGGCACGATGAGCGGATGAACTCTGAATCTTCTTCGGTGGTGTCGGGCGTGCGTGGCTGGCTGCGGCGGCGGGCGCTGGTGTTTAAACTCATGGGCGTGGCGCTGATCGGCCTGCTTTTATTTATCCCGCTCGGGATGGTGCAATCGACTCTGAGCGAACGGTATTCGAGACAACAGGAGGCGGTGCACGAGATCACCCAGACGTGGGGCGAGGCTCAGCGCGTGGCCGGGCCGGTGCTGGTGGTGCCTTACACTTACAAGGTCGAGGCGATCGAATCGCAGGTTGTCTTGGGGCGCCGGGTGGATGTCACCGTGGATCGTGAGCAACGAGGCGAGGCCGTCTTTTTGCCGGAGCGGCTGGTGGTGGACGGCACCTTGGTGCCCTCGATTCGGAAGCGCGGGATTTACGAAACGCCGGTGTATGCGGCTAAATTGGCGATTTCGGGGAAATTTGCAGCGCCCTCATTTGATTTTCTGACGTTGCGCGGGCTTGAACCGCTATGGGCACAGGCGCGGGTTTGTTTCATCATCAGTGACTTACGCGGAGCTCAGCAGGATCTGGCGCTGAAGTGGGGCGGCGAGACGGTGGCCTTGCAGCCGGGGGCTCGTTTTTCAGAGGTGATGGGCGCGGGCGTGCACGCACCGGTGAAATTGGTAAAAGACGAGACCAAGGAGTTTTCCCTCGAATTGGCTTTGAACGGGAGCGATGCGTTGAGGTTTTTGCCGTTGGGGCGTCAGACGGAAGTGAAACTCGCCTCGACGTGGGCTGACCCGAGTTTTGATGGCGGTTATCTGCCCACTGAACGCGAGGTGGGCTTGGAGGGATTTAATGCCTCGTGGCGAGTCAGTTACTATGGCCGTAGTTTTCCGCAGCAATGGGTCGAAGGCGGTGATGGCCAGCCGAGCGTGGAAAAAATCGAAGAAACTGCGTTTGGCGTGAGCCTGATGGAGCCGGTGAATGCCTACCGCACGGTGGAACGGGCGATTAAATATGGGGTGCTCTTCGTCACGCTGGTGTTCACGACGTTTTTCTTGTTCGAGGCGGTCTGTCGCGTGCGCCTCAGTTCGCTGAACTACCTCTTGGTGGGAGCCGCGTTGTGTTTGTTTTACCTGGGGTTACTAGCTCTGGCGGAGTTTCTGGTGTTCGGCGTGGCGTATGCGGTGGCGGCCGGAGCTTCGACGGTGCTGATCGCATTGTATGCGCGGCGAATTTTGAAAAATGACCGGCGCGCCGTGCTGGTGGGGGGAATGTTGGGCGGCGTGTATGCCTATCTGTATTTCGTGCTCCAGATGGAAGATTTCGCCCTGTTGGCGGGCACGGGAGCGCTGTTTGCGGTGTTGGCGGCGGTGATGTTTGCGACGCGTCGGCTGGAATCCTCGGTGGAACCTCAAGTGGTGACGGAGGCGGAGCTGTCGTGA
- a CDS encoding winged helix-turn-helix domain-containing protein, protein MTAPVRILVIEDEPAIADTLVYALRTEGFAPEWCATGREGLAAFSSAATMADNPAAGFALVILDVGLPDMSGFDLCRELRTRTPVPVLFLTARSSEIDRVVGLELGGDDYVTKPFSPREVTARVRAILRRTHPPVIAAPAHNSTTTNTATTTAPSLTNETQPVCNVLSYKPAGGAPGAVGLTVNEECKEAFFCGVRLELTRYEFRLLAVLHSRPGRVWSRDELMTRVWEDPGASLDRTVDAHIKTLRGKLRSIASEPDVICTHRGEGYSLRLLS, encoded by the coding sequence ATGACTGCACCTGTGCGCATTTTGGTGATCGAGGATGAGCCGGCCATCGCCGACACGCTCGTGTATGCTTTGCGCACCGAGGGTTTTGCGCCCGAATGGTGTGCGACCGGCCGCGAGGGATTGGCGGCGTTTTCAAGCGCTGCAACGATGGCGGATAACCCCGCCGCCGGTTTTGCGTTGGTGATTCTCGATGTGGGTTTGCCCGATATGAGCGGATTTGACCTGTGTCGTGAGTTGCGCACCCGCACGCCGGTGCCGGTGTTATTTCTCACGGCGCGTTCGAGCGAGATCGATCGCGTGGTGGGACTGGAACTCGGCGGGGATGATTATGTGACGAAACCGTTCAGCCCGCGTGAAGTGACCGCACGTGTGCGAGCGATCCTGCGCCGCACGCACCCCCCCGTCATCGCCGCGCCCGCACATAATTCGACCACCACCAACACCGCCACCACTACTGCGCCTTCTCTCACCAATGAAACGCAGCCAGTTTGTAACGTATTAAGTTATAAACCGGCTGGAGGTGCTCCGGGTGCGGTGGGGCTGACGGTTAATGAGGAGTGCAAGGAGGCGTTTTTTTGCGGGGTGCGACTGGAATTGACGCGTTATGAGTTTCGATTGCTGGCGGTGCTGCACTCGCGACCGGGGCGCGTGTGGTCGCGTGATGAATTGATGACGCGCGTGTGGGAAGATCCAGGTGCGAGCCTTGATCGCACCGTCGATGCGCATATCAAGACGCTTCGGGGCAAATTACGCTCAATCGCCTCCGAGCCGGACGTGATTTGCACGCATCGGGGCGAAGGTTACTCGCTGCGTCTGCTCTCGTAA
- the dnaJ gene encoding molecular chaperone DnaJ — protein MAAQQDYYELLSVAKGATDEELKKAYRKKAVQFHPDKNPGNKEAEEMFKKVSEAYEVLKDPQKRAAYDRYGHAAFQQGGGAGPRGPGGGGGGGGFHDPFDIFRDVFGGQGGGGGGGGGIFEDMFGGGGGGRGGDRDGADLRYDLEISLEEAAKGIEKEISFRKAMTCERCDGSGAEPGSKKVTCPTCKGHGQVRRSGGIITFTQACPTCGGSGQKIEKPCTACRGEGRTAKATKVNVRIPAGVETGSRLRSSGNGEAGMAGGQSGDLYIVINVREHELFERHGNDLFCEIPIKFTLASLGGSIEVPTLSGKASLKIPVGTQSGTTFRLKGKGMPSLRGGSPGDQLLRVQVEVPQSLTAEQRKLLEEFAKVSGDADEPTSKSFFEKAKKFF, from the coding sequence ATGGCTGCCCAACAAGATTATTACGAACTCCTCAGCGTGGCCAAAGGCGCCACGGATGAGGAGCTGAAGAAGGCCTATCGCAAGAAGGCCGTGCAGTTCCACCCGGACAAAAACCCGGGCAACAAGGAAGCGGAGGAGATGTTCAAGAAAGTCTCCGAAGCCTACGAAGTCCTCAAAGACCCGCAGAAACGCGCGGCCTATGATCGCTACGGCCATGCCGCCTTCCAGCAAGGTGGCGGTGCCGGTCCGCGCGGACCTGGCGGCGGCGGTGGTGGCGGCGGTTTCCACGATCCCTTCGATATCTTCCGTGACGTCTTTGGCGGTCAAGGTGGCGGCGGCGGTGGTGGTGGCGGTATTTTCGAAGACATGTTTGGCGGTGGAGGCGGTGGCCGTGGTGGCGACCGCGACGGTGCCGACTTGCGCTACGATTTGGAAATCTCCCTCGAAGAAGCCGCCAAGGGCATCGAGAAGGAAATCTCCTTCCGCAAGGCGATGACGTGCGAACGCTGCGACGGTAGTGGTGCCGAGCCCGGCTCGAAAAAAGTCACCTGCCCGACGTGCAAAGGCCACGGCCAGGTCCGTCGCAGCGGCGGTATCATCACGTTCACACAAGCGTGCCCGACGTGCGGCGGCAGTGGCCAAAAAATCGAGAAGCCGTGCACCGCGTGCCGTGGCGAAGGCCGCACCGCGAAGGCCACCAAGGTCAACGTGCGCATCCCTGCGGGCGTCGAAACCGGTTCGCGTCTCCGCTCCAGCGGCAACGGCGAGGCCGGCATGGCGGGCGGTCAATCGGGCGATCTCTACATCGTGATCAACGTTCGCGAGCACGAGCTCTTCGAGCGTCATGGTAACGATCTCTTCTGCGAGATCCCGATCAAGTTCACCCTCGCTTCACTCGGCGGCAGCATCGAAGTGCCCACGCTCTCCGGCAAAGCGTCGCTGAAGATTCCGGTCGGCACGCAAAGCGGCACCACCTTCCGACTCAAGGGCAAGGGCATGCCGTCCCTGCGCGGCGGCTCGCCGGGCGACCAACTCCTGCGCGTGCAGGTGGAAGTCCCTCAATCGCTCACCGCCGAGCAGCGCAAGCTCCTCGAAGAGTTCGCCAAGGTGAGCGGCGATGCCGATGAACCCACCTCGAAGAGCTTCTTCGAGAAGGCCAAGAAGTTCTTCTAA
- a CDS encoding Asp23/Gls24 family envelope stress response protein, whose amino-acid sequence MQSSEFTPTPRFDDQPELGDIKINHTVVASIVRLAALQIPGVAGVGGGIVDGISELFAKRRESDHRGVKVNETDDDTYTIELRIVINYGSEIGKTAYEVQLAVRKQVIAMTGKNVAKVDVIIEGVRLPGDLNAAQDKSDDLWPDAPATD is encoded by the coding sequence ATGCAATCGTCCGAGTTCACACCCACCCCTCGCTTCGATGACCAGCCCGAGCTGGGCGACATCAAGATCAACCACACGGTCGTCGCCAGCATCGTCCGCCTCGCCGCCCTTCAGATCCCCGGCGTCGCAGGCGTTGGCGGCGGTATCGTTGACGGCATCAGCGAACTGTTCGCCAAGCGTCGTGAATCTGATCACCGCGGCGTAAAAGTTAATGAAACGGATGATGATACCTACACCATCGAACTCCGTATCGTCATCAACTATGGCTCCGAAATCGGCAAAACGGCCTACGAAGTCCAACTCGCGGTGCGCAAGCAGGTCATCGCCATGACCGGCAAAAACGTCGCCAAGGTCGATGTCATCATCGAAGGCGTGCGCCTCCCGGGCGATCTCAACGCCGCCCAGGATAAATCCGACGATCTCTGGCCCGACGCTCCGGCGACGGATTAA
- a CDS encoding alkaline shock response membrane anchor protein AmaP, protein MNWDLLHFTTTQYVLIWSMLGFLVLLLCLRPPATLTILRDDKGALRISRHALHRLIETCCEQLGGIASARAQVTRSRGKFNVTIRLKVRPNAKLDAIQGYLAQEVGDIFRENLGIAEMGRVEVKVVGVTPAPATF, encoded by the coding sequence ATGAATTGGGATCTCCTTCACTTCACGACCACGCAATACGTGCTCATCTGGAGCATGTTAGGCTTTCTAGTGCTGTTACTCTGCCTGCGCCCCCCCGCCACGCTTACGATTTTGCGTGATGACAAAGGTGCCTTGCGCATCTCGCGCCACGCCCTGCATCGCCTCATCGAGACGTGCTGCGAGCAGTTGGGCGGTATCGCGTCGGCCCGCGCTCAGGTTACCCGCAGTCGCGGCAAATTCAACGTAACCATTCGCTTGAAAGTCCGCCCGAACGCTAAGCTGGATGCCATTCAAGGCTATCTGGCCCAAGAAGTAGGCGATATCTTCCGCGAAAACCTCGGCATTGCCGAAATGGGTCGCGTCGAGGTCAAGGTGGTCGGGGTTACTCCCGCGCCCGCCACCTTTTAA
- the accC gene encoding acetyl-CoA carboxylase biotin carboxylase subunit — MIQKILIANRGEIALRIVRACRELGIKTLAVYSEADVQSLHVQLADEAICIGGPRGADSYLKADRIIAAAEIADVDAIHPGYGFLSENATFAQQCESCNIKFIGPKSKSIQMMGDKAVAKDTVKKAGVPTVPGSDGPVENESEAVKIARKIGYPVIIKAVAGGGGRGMRIAHNDISFAKEYHVARNEAEKAFGNGSVYIEKYIEKPRHIEFQILADSHGKVLHLGERDCSIQRRHQKLIEESPSPFLTPDLRKKMGKFAVKAAEAAEYENAGTIEFLVDAKGNFYFIEMNTRIQVEHPVTEECTGIDLIKQQILVANGEKLAFDQSDIKFEKHAIECRINAEDPARNFVPSPGTIGLYYAPGGHGVRVDSHAYSGYAIPPYYDSMIGKLICYGRDRPTAIQRTYRALSEYLIRGIKTTIPLHKAIMCDPTFIEGKATTAYMEDFFARTPTDLFS, encoded by the coding sequence ATGATCCAGAAAATCCTCATCGCCAATCGCGGTGAAATCGCCCTTCGCATCGTCCGCGCCTGCCGTGAGCTCGGCATCAAAACCCTCGCCGTTTACTCGGAGGCCGACGTCCAGTCCCTCCATGTTCAGCTCGCCGATGAAGCCATTTGTATCGGCGGTCCTCGTGGTGCAGACAGCTATCTTAAGGCTGATCGCATTATCGCTGCCGCCGAGATCGCCGATGTTGACGCCATCCATCCCGGATACGGTTTTCTTTCCGAAAACGCCACGTTCGCCCAGCAGTGCGAATCGTGCAACATCAAGTTCATCGGGCCTAAGTCCAAGTCCATCCAGATGATGGGCGACAAGGCCGTCGCCAAGGACACCGTCAAGAAAGCCGGCGTCCCCACCGTGCCTGGCTCTGATGGTCCGGTCGAAAACGAATCCGAAGCCGTCAAGATCGCCCGCAAGATCGGTTATCCCGTCATCATCAAGGCGGTTGCCGGCGGCGGCGGTCGTGGCATGCGTATCGCGCACAACGACATTTCCTTCGCCAAGGAATACCACGTTGCCCGTAACGAAGCGGAAAAAGCCTTCGGCAATGGCTCGGTTTACATCGAGAAATACATCGAAAAACCCCGCCACATCGAGTTCCAGATCCTCGCCGACAGCCATGGCAAGGTCCTCCACCTCGGTGAACGTGATTGCTCCATCCAGCGCCGCCACCAAAAGCTCATTGAAGAGTCTCCTTCGCCCTTCCTGACGCCCGATTTGCGCAAAAAGATGGGCAAATTTGCCGTCAAAGCCGCTGAAGCCGCCGAATACGAGAACGCCGGCACCATCGAGTTCCTCGTCGATGCCAAGGGCAATTTCTACTTCATCGAGATGAATACCCGCATCCAAGTGGAACATCCCGTGACCGAGGAATGCACCGGTATCGACCTCATCAAACAGCAGATCCTCGTGGCCAATGGCGAAAAACTCGCCTTCGACCAGAGCGATATCAAATTCGAGAAGCACGCCATCGAGTGCCGTATCAACGCCGAGGATCCCGCCCGCAACTTCGTGCCGTCCCCCGGCACCATAGGCCTCTATTACGCCCCGGGCGGCCACGGCGTGCGCGTCGATTCCCATGCCTATTCCGGCTACGCCATCCCGCCTTATTACGATTCCATGATCGGCAAGCTCATCTGCTACGGTCGCGATCGTCCTACGGCCATCCAGCGCACCTACCGCGCCCTCAGCGAATACCTCATTCGCGGCATCAAGACCACCATCCCGCTTCACAAGGCGATCATGTGCGACCCCACGTTTATCGAGGGCAAGGCCACGACCGCTTACATGGAGGATTTCTTCGCCCGCACGCCCACGGACCTCTTCTCCTAA